One Verrucomicrobiia bacterium DNA window includes the following coding sequences:
- a CDS encoding cation:proton antiporter: MPLLTSLLCLIVSARLLGGLFAKYKQPSIVGEMIAGVLLGPAVFNVVHATPPLQGISDLAVFLVVLSAGLEMNFKDVIKAMSGKGLVVALLGFVIPLSAGLGIGVLFKLDVTRTVFLGLCISITALPVAVRILDSFKMLNSEIARYAVVTAIINDVAALLVLGVILGLPRAGSALDVAKGVLFTGGKLVIFATLVWAFGSLLAWVERKGIAVHRVPERLVAIFGAEALFGIVVLLVLVFASVSEMLGFHFVIGAFFGALLINKDLFLASRYSELEKTLNSVTGGFLAPVFFAYLGLEFNITKMNSPEFVIAVFAVSVGAKILAGWLGGRLIRLSNVDSLGIGIILNGRGVMELVIASIAFQHGLIGEGLFSTLILMGVVTTILTPVLFRKFVLPHVAPVNGTAQAQAATPLG; the protein is encoded by the coding sequence GTGCCGCTGCTGACCAGTTTGCTTTGTCTGATCGTTTCCGCCCGGCTGCTTGGGGGTTTGTTTGCGAAATACAAACAGCCCTCCATCGTCGGTGAAATGATTGCCGGCGTATTACTGGGCCCCGCCGTATTCAACGTCGTTCATGCGACCCCTCCGCTTCAGGGCATTTCGGATCTCGCTGTGTTCCTGGTCGTCTTGTCGGCTGGTTTGGAAATGAACTTCAAGGATGTCATCAAGGCGATGTCCGGCAAGGGGCTCGTCGTCGCGTTGCTGGGATTCGTGATTCCGCTTTCGGCGGGCCTCGGCATCGGCGTGTTGTTCAAGCTGGATGTAACCCGAACGGTTTTTCTGGGCCTTTGCATTTCCATCACCGCCCTGCCCGTGGCGGTGCGCATTTTGGACAGTTTCAAGATGCTCAATTCGGAAATTGCACGTTATGCCGTTGTCACGGCGATCATCAACGACGTGGCCGCCCTGCTGGTGCTTGGAGTGATCCTCGGCCTGCCCCGGGCTGGCAGTGCCTTGGACGTGGCAAAAGGGGTGCTGTTCACAGGAGGCAAGCTGGTGATATTCGCGACGCTCGTTTGGGCATTTGGCAGCCTCCTGGCGTGGGTGGAGCGCAAGGGCATCGCGGTTCACCGGGTGCCCGAACGGCTCGTCGCCATCTTCGGGGCCGAAGCGTTGTTTGGCATCGTTGTGCTGCTGGTGCTTGTGTTCGCCTCCGTCAGCGAGATGCTCGGGTTTCACTTCGTGATTGGCGCGTTCTTCGGCGCGCTGCTGATCAACAAGGATCTATTCCTGGCATCACGCTACTCGGAGCTGGAAAAGACTTTGAATTCGGTGACGGGAGGATTTCTTGCGCCGGTGTTCTTCGCCTATCTCGGCCTGGAGTTCAACATCACGAAGATGAACTCGCCCGAGTTTGTCATCGCGGTTTTTGCCGTTTCCGTCGGAGCCAAAATTCTGGCTGGCTGGCTGGGCGGGCGCTTGATCCGGCTTTCCAACGTGGATTCCCTCGGCATCGGCATCATTTTGAACGGCCGCGGCGTGATGGAACTGGTCATCGCCAGCATTGCCTTCCAGCACGGCCTCATTGGCGAGGGACTGTTTTCAACCCTGATCCTGATGGGCGTGGTGACCACCATTCTGACGCCGGTGCTGTTCCGCAAGTTCGTCCTGCCGCACGTTGCCCCGGTGAACGGGACCGCACAGGCGCAAGCCGCCACGCCCTTGGGCTGA
- a CDS encoding patatin-like phospholipase family protein, with the protein MHGGNHVGRGLGAVLGSLLLAGLACGCAHRRLNFPLTAVDRSAGYYFHPAGRTNQSDEMLVALAFSGGGTRAAAFAYGVLEELHDTRLPGPQPRSLLDEVDVISSVSGGSVTAAAYGLYGDRVFSVLEPAFLKHNVQRSLVLQTLNPLHWPALWSPTYGRSELAADYYDRLLFHGATFATLQTNGSPFLVINGTDITTGTRFDFTQHCFDLICSDVAQYPLASAVAASSAVPGALTPVTLKNFAGACDCALPDWITAARQQEAGRMTRRAQVLTSYLDATNRPFIHLVDGGVSDNLGLQPFLDYVQSIPLSPGRHRELAQLRARKIVLIIVNAYASPDRDWDRRETPPGSLATAAAAASHTLDERSLDTLDYLRDSLRNLKERLELPPDVKIYPVFLSFTNFRDQKQQRFFLNLPTSFFLPGTDVDKLREAGHLLLRQDPTYQELLRDLGTGEPPLAVKP; encoded by the coding sequence ATGCATGGGGGCAACCACGTTGGCCGCGGGCTTGGTGCCGTGCTTGGCAGTTTGCTGCTGGCCGGGCTGGCGTGCGGGTGCGCGCATCGGCGTCTCAATTTCCCGCTCACCGCCGTCGATCGCTCCGCGGGCTATTACTTTCATCCGGCCGGCCGCACCAATCAATCGGACGAAATGCTGGTGGCGCTGGCCTTTTCGGGCGGCGGCACGCGCGCGGCGGCGTTCGCCTATGGCGTGTTGGAGGAGTTGCACGATACGCGCCTGCCCGGACCGCAACCGCGCTCGCTGCTCGATGAGGTGGACGTGATTTCGTCCGTCTCCGGCGGCAGCGTCACGGCGGCGGCCTACGGGCTTTACGGCGACCGGGTGTTCTCGGTGCTCGAGCCGGCGTTTCTCAAGCACAACGTGCAGCGGTCGCTGGTCCTGCAAACGCTCAACCCGCTGCACTGGCCCGCGCTGTGGTCGCCCACCTACGGCCGGTCGGAACTCGCGGCGGATTATTACGACCGGCTGCTGTTTCACGGCGCCACGTTTGCCACGTTGCAGACGAACGGCAGCCCGTTTCTCGTCATCAACGGCACGGACATCACCACCGGCACGCGGTTTGACTTCACGCAGCATTGCTTCGATTTGATCTGCTCCGACGTGGCGCAGTATCCGCTGGCCAGCGCGGTGGCGGCGTCATCGGCGGTGCCGGGGGCGCTGACGCCGGTGACGTTGAAGAACTTTGCCGGCGCGTGCGACTGTGCGTTGCCCGACTGGATCACGGCGGCCCGGCAACAGGAGGCCGGCCGGATGACGCGCCGGGCGCAGGTGCTCACGAGTTACCTCGACGCCACGAACCGACCGTTCATCCACCTGGTGGACGGCGGTGTGAGCGATAATCTCGGCCTGCAGCCGTTTCTCGATTACGTGCAATCCATTCCGCTCAGTCCGGGCCGGCACCGGGAACTGGCCCAGTTGCGGGCGCGGAAGATCGTGCTCATCATCGTCAATGCCTACGCCTCGCCGGACCGGGACTGGGACCGGCGCGAAACCCCGCCGGGTTCGCTGGCCACGGCCGCGGCGGCGGCGAGCCATACCCTCGATGAACGCTCACTGGACACGCTCGACTATCTGCGCGACAGCCTGCGCAACTTGAAGGAGCGGCTCGAACTGCCGCCGGACGTGAAGATTTATCCGGTCTTTCTCAGCTTCACCAACTTCCGCGACCAGAAGCAGCAGCGGTTTTTCCTCAACCTGCCCACGAGCTTCTTTCTGCCGGGGACGGACGTGGACAAGCTGCGGGAGGCCGGACACCTGTTGTTGCGGCAGGATCCCACGTATCAGGAACTCCTGCGGGACCTGGGAACCGGCGAACCGCCGCTGGCCGTGAAACCCTGA
- a CDS encoding flavin reductase family protein, with product MELDLIGQHAHRAYALLAGLVTPRPIALVTTVSPAGVVNAAPFSFFNVFGADPALCAFAPGDRDDGTPKDTARNIRATHEFVVNLVDETIAEAMNRCAASLPYGESELPAAGLTAAPSSVVKPPRLIEAPVSLECVEHSTVEIGGNRLVIGLIKRLHAREGLIDPQTLRVNLDRFFPIGRMASPHWYCRTRDRFELIRPK from the coding sequence ATGGAACTCGACCTGATTGGACAACACGCGCATCGCGCCTACGCGTTGCTGGCCGGGCTGGTGACGCCGCGGCCCATCGCGCTCGTGACCACCGTCAGCCCGGCTGGCGTGGTGAATGCCGCGCCGTTCAGCTTTTTCAACGTGTTCGGCGCCGACCCGGCGTTGTGCGCGTTCGCGCCCGGTGACCGCGATGACGGCACGCCCAAGGACACCGCCCGCAACATTCGCGCGACGCATGAGTTCGTGGTGAACCTGGTCGATGAAACCATCGCCGAAGCCATGAACCGCTGCGCGGCATCGCTGCCCTACGGCGAAAGTGAACTGCCGGCCGCCGGCCTGACCGCGGCGCCTTCATCGGTGGTCAAACCGCCCCGCCTCATCGAAGCGCCCGTCAGTTTGGAGTGCGTTGAGCACAGCACGGTGGAAATTGGCGGCAACCGGCTCGTCATTGGCCTGATCAAGCGCCTCCACGCGCGGGAGGGGTTGATTGACCCGCAGACGTTGCGCGTGAATCTGGACCGGTTTTTCCCCATCGGGCGCATGGCCAGCCCCCACTGGTATTGCCGCACGCGCGACCGTTTCGAGCTGATTCGCCCAAAGTGA
- a CDS encoding YebC/PmpR family DNA-binding transcriptional regulator — protein MGRQWLHAKRLVAGLKKGRTTSKLVREIMVAAKMGGADPGMNARLFTAVEKAKKESVAKDVIERAIKKGAGTGDDKLTMEHVVFEGKTPHGVPVIIECYTDNVNRTAPEMRKMFKSGTLGNAGANKFLFDHVGLVEAHHSDAGADREAAAIEAGANEVEPLTHEQNDDLPESACGARFICERTAVHAVAEWLKANGWTVVTSEIGFVPKQFAELTDDQRAEVGEFLQQFEDHDDVHRVWAALK, from the coding sequence ATGGGACGTCAATGGTTGCATGCCAAACGCCTGGTTGCCGGCCTCAAAAAGGGCCGCACGACCAGCAAACTCGTTCGGGAAATCATGGTGGCCGCCAAGATGGGCGGCGCCGACCCGGGCATGAACGCCCGCCTCTTTACTGCCGTCGAAAAGGCGAAAAAGGAAAGCGTGGCCAAGGATGTCATCGAGCGCGCCATCAAAAAGGGCGCGGGCACCGGCGATGACAAGCTCACCATGGAACACGTGGTGTTCGAGGGTAAAACCCCGCACGGCGTGCCGGTCATCATCGAGTGCTACACCGACAACGTGAACCGCACGGCGCCCGAGATGCGGAAGATGTTCAAGAGCGGCACGCTCGGCAACGCAGGCGCGAACAAGTTCCTGTTCGACCACGTCGGGCTGGTGGAGGCCCATCACTCCGACGCCGGTGCGGACCGCGAGGCCGCGGCCATCGAGGCCGGCGCCAACGAGGTGGAGCCACTGACCCACGAGCAGAATGACGATTTGCCGGAGAGCGCCTGTGGCGCCCGGTTCATCTGCGAACGCACCGCCGTGCATGCCGTGGCGGAATGGCTCAAGGCCAACGGCTGGACCGTGGTGACCAGCGAAATCGGCTTCGTGCCGAAGCAGTTCGCCGAACTGACCGACGATCAGCGCGCCGAGGTGGGGGAATTCCTCCAGCAATTCGAGGATCACGACGATGTGCACCGCGTCTGGGCGGCGTTGAAGTAA